In Arachis hypogaea cultivar Tifrunner chromosome 7, arahy.Tifrunner.gnm2.J5K5, whole genome shotgun sequence, the genomic window TTTCATTCACAAGATCTTTAACAACTTCTTCTTCGTCCAAATCCACGGCCACGTGCAACGCCGTGTCCTCAGAACTGTTAACCGTTATGGTGTGTACCTTTGGCTTTGACTCGTACATCTTCCTTACTTCATCCCAATTGCCTTCTAATGTGTAATGTGCTAGCTTTTTACTCAATTCAACTTCTGTCTCATCTTCTTCGGATATTTCTTTCTTTGGTGATGAACTCATCATAGGGGACGACATTTTTTGCCAAATATTGCAAATTCTAAGGCTTTCGGACTTATGTTATACTTAATTAGTATAGTTcgcatcttatgtatattattTGTATTCCTCGAATCTAATGCTTTTAGCTTTATTTAGATCACAAGGGaagaataatatattattataacttTTGAGTGAAGCTCCTTCATGACATCAACACTCTCATAAATACTCAAATGAGAATATCATTATATAAAAGATGATAGCtaataattattaactaattaacataatataaatcaaaattttagGTAACATACAccttaatttcttttcttcttctatagtTAATATAGCCGTCACTTTTTAACTCTTAAGATATAATAACAAAGTataaattataaaacaaaaacacaaattgCGTCAATTTTCTGAAACTTCTTTCGCTTATTAAAATTGGACTTACCATACTTAAAGCAACACTCTTCTTTAAcgctctccccccccccccccttttcttttcccttctttttttttttgctttttttttttaacctttgATTGTTagaatcaaaagaaataaaaaggaaggGCAGTGTAGTACGGGCCATAATACTATTGAAGGAAAGAATTATTCACCTGTGTTGTTAACTTGTTATAGCCAAGCTATTGTTAGGGAGCAGAAGCGTATCTTTTTATCCCTcgttttttattgtaaaatttgtTTCTAATATTAGCTCTTAccctttttttaatatttggtcCATATTGTTGAGAGATATAGGTATTTGTGTGTATCCTTTtatcatttcaaatttttaggagtagttttataatataatattaaaaattttatgatctaaaaatttagagtttaatttttgtgattataaaaaaaaaattaacatcataagaccaataataaaaagaaatcctataaaaatatatatataaatttaaaaaaacaaaaaagatttttgTGTGAATGAATATATTAGAGATAgtcatttatatatttttctattatcttaaattatttagataaataattttatgatataatattataatttttatggtCTAAAGATATAAAATCCGATCTTTGGTGGTAACTCTAGAAGAAATAATTTTAgtataagacaaaaaaaatatatgcaaaaaatttatgtaaatttaaattgttgagagaagtaattttataacaatatatattttttgtgaaatttatttaacttttttttgcgTTTTAActatgtatttaattatttttgcttgaatgttttgttttttaattatttttgttaaggtaACAACGAGAATTGATTGcctctataaaaaaatttattctaacGGTGTATGTTATAAATAAGGCAAGAGTTTTATGGTCATATTTTTTTCTAACATCGTCATTGTAATTTTATATGAttgtatttatattatatttgtcaAACTTTTCACATAAAAAGTATTTAAGTAATAATACACATGAATGAATATATTTTGAAAACACacataaattacaaaattacacACACAAACCACAAAAAACAAATCCAtgacacagaaaaacacacactaCTTTTGGTTTGATGAAAACATAACTAAATCTATCGGCCGTAGTAAAAAACTCGTACATTAATGAAACATACACCACATGATTTGTGAGACAAAAAATAAACCCAAAtccccaaaaagaaaaataaaaaaaaaaatcagcaaaTCAAAATATGATTAaggatacatatatatataatagaaaggAGCTAAAAACTTTCAACTTTGTCACTTGCATGTGGCACCTTACTCAAAATAGCAGTTAGAAGATCAAAGTAGAGTGGAAACTGCGCCAAGGCATAGAAAGCCACGGGTATGGAAGTGGCGGCATAGAAAGGAAACAAGAACGTCTTGTACTTGTGATTGATAATGAAGAAATGGCcgcaacaaaaggaaacaaacATGGCTATGATGGATACAAAGAGAGAACTCAACCCTAGAAGCAGTTTCGTCGGCAATCCTCTGCGAAAATCCCTTGCTTCTTTTCGAGAAGTCAGGATGGCCAGGAACATTATCAGTCCGGTGACGGAGAAACAAAGTCCAATAAGGGACGAAACTGCGAATGCCTCGAATGCCGGTTGTCTTTCTAACAAAGGCTTACCTTCGTCGCTTGTCCCTCCGGGGACAGCGCTTGCTGTGGCAAAGGAAACACCGGCTACTAGCCCTGCTACAACAGAGCAAGATTCCGATGTTTCCCTTAGCCACTCGCTACCTTCTTTGACGAGATCCTTGTGCTCTGTCTTGAAGATTTCTCCTGCAGTTTTTGAATTCTTGTTGGTTCTGTAATTGAAGTGTTGCGGCACAATGCTCTTGATATACTGCAAAATCCATGCATGCATAGTAGAATATATATAATTGCTTGTGTGAAAttaatttaagacaaggttgatCCATCTAAGTTTAATTGAGTGAAGACTAAGATCGACATAATTATATCAGTTTGTTAGGCAATTAGTATAGTTAATATATTGGTTAAGTAAATCAGTGATTAGACAGTTAGCATTACAAGTTATTTTTGCAGTTAGTGGCACACCAATTAATTGTATATTAGAAAATCctctaaagtaaaaaaattaataaaacgaTAAAGTAAAAATAATCATAGAAAATTCAATGGATGATTAGTACTCTTacgttattaatttttttatttaaaaaaatttaaattcttgtatataattatatcaattcactgaaaacagaaaacaaataATTAGAAGGAAAAAAATATGCTTATATTAACTAAGATGTAGTTAACATATGTACTAAGGACAAGAGTTAAAGTTACTAGtaataaaaagtttaaatagTTTACTTTAATAAAtgtacaataaatatattaaaattttaaattttgaattattttttataaaaacttttttttaattagtaacGTTATTATGTATCCAAAAGACACATATTAATTAAACCCTATTAATTATAATGGCTATGAAATTTTAAAGAAaccttaaaaaatattgttaaaatcaaaataattattttactgttagacaatattttttaatttaaaaataaaaaattaaaatataataaaaatgacactaattttaacaataatttttaaatattgctAAAGTTGTATAATCATTGTAACTAACTTCTATAATATCACCATAGATTTTGctacatataaattaaaaataattatttttaaatttttaataactagaTTTTAAATTCATTTTCTACTTATATTAAtagatttggattctctaaattttaattttttactttagagggtaaaatgtgatcttctacccttgaatagtttctctctcatatttactcTTGACTccatctataaaataaatagtaagagatcacattttattctctaaattaaaattcaaactcCAAATCCCAtactaataatattattcttacacTGATGTATTAATTAAATGACAAATTATTAATAAATGCTTATAACAAAAGCATTTTAGCTTATGGGATATAAATTAATTAgagaaaataaatctttttattttactcTGAGACTACTTGATAATTACTCATTCTTTAATCTGCTTAAAATATGTATGCGGATACAgaaataacaatatatataacaTGCATTAATTATTATAGAAATACCTCAAACCACTTGATATCCCACATCATTTGCAGAGCAGAGCCAGGTATCTGCCATGGCTTCTCATCACCGAGGGCATAAGCTGCCAAATGCAACATGGTGTTCTCATCATCATCTGCAGCCAGAACCAAGTTGTTCCAAACTTCTGGTTTTGATTTCATTCTCAGTGTCTCAACGACAAAGGGTTGCCTGTTCATCACTGCCACCAGCAAAACATTTTCCTTCTTTGTGTTAGTGTTGTGGATTGCACTTGGTATTTTCGATAGAATCTTGATAACCATTTCAACTATGCCGTTTTTCGCCGCCACTAGAAATGCTGTCTCTTTCGGGTCAATGCCATCCTTTGCCTCCTTATTTTGATTAGGAGTTGACTTTCTGCTATCTGTTATCGGCGATGACAACAGCATTGGTGTttggattttttcttctttttctttttcaacattTTCGAATCTACTGCTGTTTTCACCTGTGGAATGTAATTCATAAATCTGCTTTACATTTTACAATACAACTAACTTAACAGATTCTGTTTTAACAGAATAACAGAACCTACAACACTAGCCTAACCAACCTCCTTCCCATTCCTTATATTAATcccaaaagaaaaaaggaaactaAAATGGGAATGATGAGGAAAACAGAACATACATCATTTGGTTTGGGCAATGAAGATATCATAAAGTGCATTTAAAGAATTTATATTCTTATGATGATATAAATACTATTTCACATAATATAAATGTAATAATAACAATTTTTTCACATATTGAATATAGATGAAAATATTAGAATAAGTTTggttggttttttattttttatttttattattttttatttttaaaattttgtatggaaaaaattataataaaattttactttttattttttacttcacacaattttgaaaaaataaatagaaaattttgaaagccAATATAGTTTTTAGCAATTTTGGCTAGTATTTGACTAAcacaaatactaaatttttttaacaaataaattttatgatttatgtgtgtaaattttaataaatgtATGTAAGTACAAATTATGCTAATTTATATGTGTaaactctaataaatataaatttaaaactaTGTATAAATCTTTATATTATAAAAGTGAATACAAATTATTAtcagttataataataataataataataataataataataataatatttattagtcaTAGTGTTattgtatttaaaaataaaaatgcaactcAAATGCATTGTATCCTTATTCAGAATCACAATATCTGAAAACACATTCTTCTCTCAAAACCTTGATCATAAAAAGAATATATAAATTGAAAAGTAGGTGCAAATTTATATACAATTAACtttatgtaattaataattaaaaataattaaataataatttaatccaatatattaaattatctaatagtactaccttgattgaattgatgAAAAGCTTCAAAGACGCCAGTGTCAAACTCCCAACCACTAATAAGATCAGGTTGGCCACCCCTTCCGGTAAATGCTTCATATGGCTTTTCCATCAGTTTGTCCAGCAGTTGACGACTCCACTGgtgcttcttctttatcttttttaCATCCTTCAAcgcttttcaaaattaatataccatccaaaaaatatataaaaaatcagTAATGTTATTAATTAATCATAGTAGTAGAATAATTTAGATAATTAAGAATGGAAAGGCGTACATACCCACTCCCGAGAGGCCAAGAGTGTGCACGTACATTGACCTGATGAATTGTTGAAGGGTAGAATAATTTGGTGGCAGAAATCCAACCTCATGTTTTTCTGAATTTTTCTTTTGTGGATTTTCTGCGTCATGCTTTTCTTTTTCCTGTTCTTCTTTCCAGCTTCCTGTCCAACCAGAAACACGTTTTGCAATAATTTACTATTGCAAattaaaataaacttttttttatattcttaaagTCCCTCTAATTTCCTTTTTCCTtagaaaactttaaattttttattgttgttcaTGCCATTAATAATTTAACTGATTCTATTAAATATTTGCATGTCAAGCTAAATTACTAATATGATATATCACATGCTGATATGCATGGTAAACTCAaccgaaaacttttttttttgtttaaaattaaagtcAGTAATAGAAAAGAAATAGAGGAACCAAAATCTATCATAGATAAAGACTAAGAAAACTGAGTAAATTATAAACATTGTACCTAAAGCATTACTAAAATGTTTGAAAAATAGTTATAAAAGatgaaaatgacaaaaaaaaatcttaaaaataacattatttttgacaaaataaaaaaaatatttttttataagtagaaaatgatttatatatttgattaaattttagaaatattagataattatttaaaaatacataaaaaaatgatGAGACAAAATTcgcttttttttcaatttttgtttttaaaattttcagctattcatttagaaataaaataaccaaataaaaaatcaatGGAGATAAAATTATCACATCTTAAGAGCGAGTgaaaaaatatcatatttatatgcatgcaaAAGACTGTTTAAAAATCCAATTTCTAGAGCCGTATTTTGAGAATATATATCTCATATTTGattaatttgttaaattaatattttttttgtcattttttatcttttaaaattatttttatcagtaTTAATATTTGAACTTTTAGAGACATTTTTGGTAGTTTATCCAAAAACTTTTAAAAgttgaacaatttttttaaaagaaattaagttTAGTAACAAATTAAGAAAGAGGAGAAAATTAAGCGGGATAATATGAGAATCCATACCCACAAGTAGAGATTTTAAGTTCAACAATGCTTGACATAGTGTTGCATAATTCTCAGGGAACTCCAACTTTTCAGATGGAggcttcttcatctttctcaAAATCTTATCCATTGTAGTTTCAACATCTAGTGGTTCGACAAGTATACCTTTGGAAGGagaggaaattaaattaaagaataataagttgaattcaatttttagattttattttaaattagacaTGGGGGAACTTGTTTCTTGGATAATTTTGTTACGATGTTTCTAAAAAGACTTACACAAAGAGTTAAATCACAATAATGCAGCTAAACATACATGTACTATATTCGAACTAGAGTAAAGTTTAATTCTCTTTATAGATTAAATTTTTGCAGTGCTCtcagatttattatttttattaatttaatctcTCTCATATTTTAATTGTACTATATTAGTTTCTAAAATTAAATTTCGGATACCATAATAGTCTCTAAACTATTTTTTGACATTGGctcaacaaaaaaaatactaaattatcacTGTATTTTCAGAGtttacgtaaaaaaaaattaaaattactatagtGTTtagaattcaatttcaaaaatttttatagtagtaattaaaatttaagagataaaattaataaaagtcATGAATTCGAGAGACTCTCATAAAAATTATAGTGATATATACATTTTAATTCAATAGTATAACTTACAGTGATAAAGAGTTAGCTTCCACAATGAAAGTTTGCTTGCGCTTCTGAATGCAGAGGGCCTGGTGGCAAGGGCTTCGAGAGGAGTGATTCCATTTTTGTTGGTGTGTGTGATGAGGAAATCATAACAATGCACTATTATCACTGCCAAATCTAGATTTTCACATAAACCATTGGGCAATTTATTGACCATTTCAAAGATTAGTAAGTAGTCTTATTGACCGCTAAGTAACTGAGGCAAAAATAGCATTACTatgtttttataaatatataaaaataaattgaaattaaagagtGCCCTATCATTCACACAGGTAATACTTTtcagaataataataaatatactcGTATTATATTACCATATTTAATTTGAACTCAATTCGCACTTAATAAGGTGTTACACTATTATTAGATCAGTTCTGATTTATCTCACTTTTCATGAGAATCATCACACTACATACAACTAATGATATAATAGAATTGTATGTTATTAACTTGATGAATGATGTAAAAATAAATTCCTCTAATATTTTCAAATGTTCTCATTGAGAGTGACTTGATGAATAATTAATGCatctataaatataaatacattaa contains:
- the LOC112702264 gene encoding uncharacterized protein, producing MSSSGGGYGDISSNKISPQEANEKLAESTLEGKWETVVEIYNSYPESRTVAISDSGETALHVAIELNEEEIVKKLMEAINKHEVDEEGGRKKALEVRNQHGDTPLHVAASRGFVKLCMCIVGEENRLYLISLKNKKGETPLFLAALNWNKHAFAYLYDATKHSVILNDLIRQDGDSILHCAIRREYFDLAVIIVHCYDFLITHTNKNGITPLEALATRPSAFRSASKLSLWKLTLYHCILVEPLDVETTMDKILRKMKKPPSEKLEFPENYATLCQALLNLKSLLVGSWKEEQEKEKHDAENPQKKNSEKHEVGFLPPNYSTLQQFIRSMYVHTLGLSGVALKDVKKIKKKHQWSRQLLDKLMEKPYEAFTGRGGQPDLISGWEFDTGVFEAFHQFNQGENSSRFENVEKEKEEKIQTPMLLSSPITDSRKSTPNQNKEAKDGIDPKETAFLVAAKNGIVEMVIKILSKIPSAIHNTNTKKENVLLVAVMNRQPFVVETLRMKSKPEVWNNLVLAADDDENTMLHLAAYALGDEKPWQIPGSALQMMWDIKWFEYIKSIVPQHFNYRTNKNSKTAGEIFKTEHKDLVKEGSEWLRETSESCSVVAGLVAGVSFATASAVPGGTSDEGKPLLERQPAFEAFAVSSLIGLCFSVTGLIMFLAILTSRKEARDFRRGLPTKLLLGLSSLFVSIIAMFVSFCCGHFFIINHKYKTFLFPFYAATSIPVAFYALAQFPLYFDLLTAILSKVPHASDKVESF